A single genomic interval of Deinococcus sp. HSC-46F16 harbors:
- the ddrC gene encoding DNA damage response protein DdrC, with translation MKTVPHTLEFGTHRLPASADGLLHAATALTALGVPMPADWATFAAGHDLQSPERDFGAGPEPTLDAGEFARLAFTLDTPAARRWRKRAQTLLARAMTGDVRLAAEIAERNANPEARRWLAARLESTDARRELMSTVARHGGEGRVYGQLGSISNRSVLGTDSATIRRERGVRQTRDGLRSDELLRLAYLDTATARAIAEAGAHGNEAILRVHEGVARRERDLWRDSPSPRAS, from the coding sequence ATGAAGACCGTTCCTCACACCCTGGAATTCGGCACGCATCGGCTGCCCGCCAGCGCGGACGGCCTGCTGCATGCCGCCACCGCCCTGACGGCCTTGGGCGTCCCGATGCCTGCCGACTGGGCGACCTTCGCCGCCGGGCACGACCTTCAAAGCCCCGAGCGCGACTTCGGCGCCGGGCCGGAGCCCACCCTGGACGCGGGCGAGTTCGCCCGGCTCGCCTTCACCCTGGACACCCCTGCGGCGCGGCGCTGGCGCAAGCGGGCACAGACGCTGCTGGCCCGCGCGATGACCGGCGACGTGCGCCTGGCCGCCGAGATCGCCGAGCGCAACGCCAACCCCGAGGCCCGGCGCTGGCTGGCCGCCCGGCTGGAGAGCACCGACGCCCGCCGCGAGCTGATGAGCACGGTCGCCCGCCACGGCGGCGAGGGCCGGGTGTACGGCCAACTCGGCTCCATCAGCAACCGCAGCGTGCTGGGCACCGATTCGGCCACCATCCGGCGCGAGCGCGGGGTGCGGCAGACCCGCGACGGCCTGCGCAGCGACGAGCTGCTGCGCCTCGCCTACCTCGACACCGCCACCGCCCGCGCCATCGCCGAGGCGGGCGCCCACGGCAACGAGGCGATCCTGCGCGTCCACGAGGGGGTGGCCCGCCGCGAGCGCGACCTGTGGCGCGACTCGCCCTCGCCCCGCGCGAGCTGA
- a CDS encoding LptF/LptG family permease, which yields MTRPVPGTRRVGAARRGGGPPRTLNRAVLSEVLRWYAAGVALFLILRLTDILSTSVGAFLTYGATPGQALGVFGALAPNTLNEALVLSVPFAVLLAFGRMQGDSELKAAAAGGLRPLSLVWPLALPFALVAALAYWNAGYVAPAGLARFDAAWYTIYGGPQPTPTQDNYTYASEDGLFYAGRVRNEAGGPVAALDGVLVQRGDETVTATGGTWDTAAQTWTVTGAWITRPGQDPQPAPGPLVFRQTDQPRPPAPPAQQVSTPELRARLASGEGTPEERRVDAHQLAARVADPLTAVIFALAAGALGLLLRNRAAAFAAVVVFVALFYALWATAPQLARVGALPPTFAAWLPNLFFLLVAGVLAWRLR from the coding sequence ATGACCCGGCCTGTCCCCGGCACGCGGAGGGTGGGCGCGGCCCGGCGGGGGGGAGGCCCGCCCCGGACCCTGAACCGCGCGGTGCTCTCGGAGGTGCTGCGCTGGTACGCGGCGGGGGTGGCGCTGTTTCTGATCCTGCGGCTGACCGACATCCTCAGCACCAGCGTGGGGGCCTTCCTGACCTACGGGGCCACGCCGGGGCAGGCGCTGGGGGTCTTCGGGGCGCTGGCGCCCAACACGCTGAACGAGGCGCTGGTGCTCTCGGTGCCCTTCGCGGTGCTGCTGGCCTTCGGGCGGATGCAGGGGGACAGCGAACTCAAGGCGGCCGCGGCGGGGGGCCTGCGGCCCCTCTCGCTGGTGTGGCCGCTGGCGCTGCCCTTCGCGCTGGTGGCCGCGCTGGCCTACTGGAACGCGGGGTACGTGGCCCCGGCGGGATTGGCCCGCTTCGACGCCGCGTGGTACACGATCTACGGTGGCCCGCAGCCCACGCCCACCCAGGACAACTACACCTATGCCTCAGAAGACGGCCTCTTCTACGCCGGGCGCGTCCGCAACGAGGCGGGCGGCCCGGTCGCCGCGCTCGACGGGGTGCTGGTGCAGCGCGGCGACGAGACGGTCACGGCCACGGGCGGCACCTGGGACACGGCCGCGCAGACGTGGACGGTCACGGGTGCGTGGATCACCCGCCCCGGCCAGGACCCGCAGCCCGCGCCCGGTCCCCTGGTCTTCCGGCAGACCGACCAGCCCCGGCCCCCGGCCCCCCCCGCCCAGCAGGTCAGCACGCCCGAGCTGCGGGCGCGGCTGGCGAGCGGCGAGGGCACCCCGGAAGAGCGCCGGGTGGACGCGCACCAGCTCGCCGCGCGGGTGGCCGATCCTCTCACGGCGGTGATTTTCGCGCTCGCGGCGGGGGCGCTGGGGCTGCTGCTGCGCAACCGGGCGGCGGCCTTTGCGGCGGTGGTGGTCTTCGTGGCCCTCTTCTACGCGCTGTGGGCCACCGCGCCGCAACTCGCGCGGGTGGGGGCGCTGCCGCCCACGTTCGCGGCGTGGCTGCCCAACCTGTTTTTCCTGCTGGTGGCGGGCGTGCTGGCCTGGAGGCTGCGGTGA
- a CDS encoding acetate kinase, which produces MWTLVVNCGSSSLKFALLDPSTTDVPLAGLAERLGTDAASVRVDRAGERVTVPLPGGGYPEAFGVVLAELDALGLREQVGAVGHRVVHGGERFSAPALITPEVLDAVRACVPLAPLHNPANIAGIEAAQAAFGDVPHVAVFDTAFHQTMPEVAYRYAVPEAWYRQHGVRRYGFHGTSHAYVAGEAARMLGRPLEDLNLVTAHLGNGASVCAVAGGRSADSSMGLTPLEGLVMGTRSGDVDPGLHDFIARQAGLSLTQVTAALNKESGLLGLSGLSNDMRELEEAAGRGHAGARLAVEVFVYRLAKTIAGLAVALGRLDGLVFTGGIGENSAAVRSATLERLGLLGFRLDAEANARNVRGQGGLITTPGTLPALVVNTNEERMIARETAQLVARGL; this is translated from the coding sequence ATGTGGACCCTCGTCGTCAACTGCGGGTCGAGCAGCCTGAAGTTCGCGCTGCTTGATCCCAGCACCACAGACGTACCCCTCGCGGGCCTTGCCGAGCGGCTGGGCACCGACGCCGCCTCGGTGCGGGTGGACCGCGCCGGGGAGCGGGTCACGGTGCCCCTGCCCGGTGGAGGCTACCCGGAAGCTTTCGGGGTGGTGCTGGCCGAACTCGACGCGTTGGGCCTGCGTGAACAGGTCGGCGCGGTGGGGCACCGGGTCGTGCACGGGGGCGAGCGCTTCAGCGCTCCGGCCCTGATCACGCCGGAGGTGCTGGACGCGGTGCGGGCCTGCGTGCCCCTCGCGCCGCTGCACAACCCGGCCAACATCGCCGGGATCGAGGCGGCGCAGGCGGCCTTCGGGGACGTGCCGCACGTGGCAGTCTTCGACACCGCCTTTCACCAGACCATGCCGGAGGTCGCCTACCGCTACGCCGTGCCGGAAGCGTGGTACCGCCAGCACGGCGTGCGGCGCTACGGCTTCCACGGCACGAGTCACGCCTACGTCGCGGGCGAGGCCGCGCGGATGCTGGGGCGGCCCCTGGAAGACCTGAACCTCGTCACCGCGCACCTGGGCAACGGGGCGAGCGTGTGCGCGGTGGCGGGCGGGCGCAGCGCAGACTCCAGCATGGGCCTGACCCCGCTGGAGGGCCTCGTCATGGGCACCCGCAGCGGCGACGTGGACCCCGGCCTGCACGACTTCATCGCGCGGCAGGCGGGCCTGAGTCTCACCCAGGTCACGGCGGCGCTGAACAAGGAGAGCGGGTTGCTGGGCCTTTCGGGGCTGAGCAACGACATGCGCGAGCTGGAGGAAGCCGCCGGGCGGGGACACGCCGGGGCACGCCTCGCGGTGGAGGTCTTCGTGTACCGCCTCGCCAAGACGATTGCGGGGCTGGCCGTCGCGCTGGGGCGGCTCGACGGCCTGGTCTTCACGGGCGGTATCGGGGAGAACAGCGCCGCCGTGCGCTCGGCCACCCTGGAGCGGCTGGGGCTGCTGGGCTTCCGGCTGGACGCGGAGGCGAACGCGCGGAACGTGCGCGGGCAGGGCGGCCTCATCACCACGCCGGGGACCCTGCCCGCCCTCGTCGTGAACACGAACGAGGAACGGATGATCGCGCGGGAAACGGCGCAGCTCGTCGCGCGGGGCCTGTAG
- the pta gene encoding phosphate acetyltransferase, producing the protein MHTLFVAPTRNGVGLSSTALGLARALERQGLRVAFLKPIAQTHETTTDDSVHFAHTLAHLQPPTPIALAHAEEQLSQGAEEDLMEEVVALSRQAAGGPGGADVLIAEGLALNERNTYAGALNASLARNLEADVVLVSSLAGVTAGALADELEIAAQAYRRSDGSGLAGYVLNFAPVGLDFGGLLAELRARSRVLSGGELPLLGVIAQSPALSAPRTLDVARHLGAEVLNEGEAGQRRVTSTVVTARTVPKMADAGLFASGALVVTPGDREDVVMAAALSHLSGVPLAGLLYTSGSSPEPSIERLCRAALTSSLPVLRVETNSFHTASALSRLDPRVPHDDLERMERTLDFIADRLDTVPLRSRLKTPQAEGDRRMPPSAFRYELIQKARAANKRIVLPEGDEPRTVRAAIRCVEKGIARPVLLANPDRVRQVAEGQGLTLPEGLEVLDPESVRRQYVEPMVELRRSKGLTAPQAEAQLEDTVVLGTMMLALDEVDGLVSGAVHTTANTVRPALQLIKTAPGASLVSSIFFMLMPEQVLVYGDAAINPNPNAEELADIAIQSADSARAFGIPPRVAMLSYSTGESGTGEDVEKVKEATRLVRERRPDLPVDGPLQYDAASVLSVGRQKAPNSPVAGRATVFIFPDLNTGNTTYKAVQRSAGVVAVGPMLQGLRKPVNDLSRGALVDDIVYTIALTAIQATQVRTGA; encoded by the coding sequence ATGCACACCCTCTTCGTCGCCCCCACCCGCAACGGCGTGGGCCTGAGCAGCACCGCCCTGGGCCTCGCCCGCGCCCTGGAACGGCAGGGCCTGCGGGTCGCCTTTCTCAAGCCCATCGCGCAGACGCACGAGACGACCACCGACGACTCGGTGCACTTCGCCCACACGCTCGCGCACCTCCAGCCTCCCACCCCCATCGCGCTCGCGCACGCCGAGGAGCAGCTCAGCCAGGGGGCGGAAGAGGACCTGATGGAGGAGGTCGTCGCCCTCTCCCGGCAGGCCGCCGGGGGACCGGGGGGGGCCGACGTGCTGATCGCGGAGGGGCTGGCGCTGAACGAGCGCAACACCTACGCCGGGGCGCTCAACGCCAGCCTCGCCCGCAACCTGGAGGCCGACGTGGTGCTTGTCTCCAGCCTCGCCGGGGTCACGGCGGGAGCACTCGCGGACGAGCTGGAGATCGCGGCGCAGGCCTACCGCCGCTCGGACGGCTCGGGCCTCGCGGGGTACGTGCTGAACTTCGCGCCGGTGGGCCTGGACTTCGGCGGACTCCTGGCCGAGTTGCGGGCGCGGAGCCGGGTGCTGTCGGGCGGCGAACTGCCCCTCCTGGGCGTGATCGCGCAGTCCCCCGCCCTCAGCGCCCCGCGCACCCTGGACGTGGCCCGGCACCTCGGGGCCGAGGTTCTCAATGAGGGTGAGGCCGGGCAGCGCCGGGTCACGAGCACGGTGGTCACCGCCCGCACGGTGCCCAAGATGGCCGACGCGGGCCTGTTCGCCTCCGGGGCGCTGGTGGTCACGCCGGGCGACCGCGAGGACGTGGTCATGGCGGCGGCCCTCTCGCACCTCAGTGGGGTGCCGCTCGCAGGGCTGCTGTACACCTCGGGCAGCAGCCCCGAACCTTCCATCGAGCGGCTGTGCCGCGCCGCGCTGACGAGTTCGCTGCCCGTGCTGCGGGTGGAGACGAACTCCTTCCACACCGCCTCGGCCCTCTCGCGGCTGGACCCCCGCGTGCCGCACGACGACCTCGAACGGATGGAGCGCACGCTGGACTTCATCGCCGACCGCCTCGACACCGTGCCGCTGCGGTCGCGCCTGAAGACGCCGCAGGCCGAGGGCGACCGCCGGATGCCCCCCAGTGCCTTCCGCTACGAACTGATTCAGAAGGCGCGGGCCGCCAACAAGCGCATCGTCCTGCCCGAGGGCGACGAGCCGCGCACCGTGCGGGCCGCCATCCGCTGCGTGGAAAAGGGCATCGCCCGCCCCGTGCTGCTCGCCAATCCCGACCGGGTGCGGCAGGTCGCGGAGGGGCAGGGCCTCACCCTTCCCGAGGGGCTGGAGGTGCTCGACCCCGAGAGCGTGCGGCGGCAGTACGTGGAACCGATGGTCGAGCTGCGCCGCAGCAAGGGCCTGACCGCACCCCAGGCCGAGGCCCAACTGGAAGACACCGTCGTGCTGGGGACGATGATGCTGGCGCTCGACGAGGTGGACGGGCTGGTCTCCGGCGCGGTCCACACCACCGCCAACACGGTGCGCCCCGCCCTGCAACTCATCAAGACGGCGCCTGGCGCCTCGCTGGTGTCGTCCATCTTCTTCATGCTGATGCCCGAGCAGGTTCTGGTGTACGGGGACGCGGCCATCAACCCCAACCCGAACGCCGAGGAACTCGCGGACATCGCCATTCAGTCCGCCGACAGTGCGCGGGCCTTCGGGATTCCGCCACGCGTCGCCATGCTGAGCTATTCGACCGGCGAGAGCGGCACGGGCGAGGACGTGGAGAAGGTCAAGGAGGCCACCCGCCTCGTGCGCGAGCGCCGCCCCGACCTCCCGGTGGATGGGCCACTCCAGTACGACGCCGCTTCTGTCCTCAGCGTGGGCCGCCAGAAGGCCCCGAACAGCCCGGTCGCGGGCCGGGCCACCGTCTTTATCTTCCCCGACCTCAACACCGGGAACACGACCTACAAGGCCGTGCAGCGCTCGGCGGGCGTGGTCGCCGTCGGGCCGATGCTGCAGGGCCTGCGCAAGCCCGTCAACGACCTCTCACGGGGGGCGCTGGTGGACGACATCGTCTACACCATCGCGCTGACGGCGATTCAGGCGACGCAGGTGAGGACCGGGGCGTAG
- a CDS encoding LptF/LptG family permease, translated as MKRFERYVVEEILPPLVGALLAIILLLLLLLLKDVIAPLLAKGASGLLVARLVALNIPEAVALGLPIALMFATLLGLSRLAADSEIKAALASGVPASRLFRPVLTLAAAVTLGAFAINELVVTRARVQAQSVQREIVLDNPRVIGLGDPGQPGLVLRDALNRAISVGQALPGGELRDLRIVTMQAGLPPREVITAREGRLRPGSNVLELTEGRRVTFENGRPVTVLSFAQGTLPVQDVQASFDGSGAALPPFYLPLPDLLARTGAYRAQNVPAPADFTALYRKFSEPLAALALAFFAVSLAVYTFRSGLNLGLVWALLLTFAYYATWSVFKVMGENGAVPPLLAAAAPDVIAVLAGAVLLWRASRR; from the coding sequence GTGAAGCGCTTCGAGCGGTACGTGGTCGAGGAAATCCTGCCGCCCCTCGTGGGAGCGCTGCTGGCGATCATCCTGCTGTTGCTGCTGCTGCTGCTCAAGGACGTGATCGCGCCGCTGCTCGCCAAGGGGGCCAGCGGCCTGCTCGTCGCGCGGCTGGTGGCGCTGAATATCCCCGAAGCGGTCGCCCTGGGCCTCCCCATCGCGCTGATGTTCGCCACCCTGCTGGGCCTCTCGCGCCTCGCCGCCGACTCGGAGATCAAGGCGGCGCTGGCGAGCGGGGTCCCGGCCTCGCGCCTCTTCCGGCCGGTGCTGACGCTGGCGGCGGCGGTGACGCTGGGGGCCTTTGCGATCAACGAACTGGTGGTCACCCGCGCCCGCGTGCAGGCGCAGAGCGTGCAGCGCGAGATCGTGCTGGACAACCCCCGCGTGATCGGCCTGGGAGACCCCGGCCAACCGGGGCTGGTGCTGCGCGACGCACTGAACCGGGCGATCAGCGTCGGCCAGGCCCTGCCGGGCGGCGAGCTGCGCGACCTCCGCATCGTGACCATGCAGGCCGGACTGCCTCCCCGCGAGGTCATCACCGCCCGTGAGGGCCGCCTGCGTCCCGGCAGCAACGTGCTGGAATTGACCGAAGGCCGCCGCGTCACTTTCGAGAACGGGCGGCCCGTGACCGTCCTCTCCTTCGCCCAGGGCACCCTGCCCGTGCAGGACGTGCAGGCGAGCTTCGACGGGTCCGGCGCGGCGCTCCCGCCCTTTTACCTTCCGCTGCCCGACCTGCTGGCCCGGACCGGGGCCTACCGCGCCCAGAACGTGCCCGCCCCCGCCGACTTCACGGCGCTCTATCGCAAGTTCAGCGAGCCGCTGGCGGCCCTCGCGCTGGCCTTTTTCGCGGTCAGCCTCGCCGTGTACACCTTCCGCAGCGGCCTGAACCTGGGGCTGGTGTGGGCGCTGCTGCTGACCTTTGCCTATTACGCCACCTGGAGCGTGTTCAAGGTGATGGGCGAGAACGGCGCGGTGCCGCCGCTGCTCGCCGCCGCCGCGCCGGACGTGATCGCGGTGCTGGCGGGGGCAGTGCTGCTGTGGCGGGCGAGCCGGAGATAG